The Campylobacter sp. CNRCH_2014_0184h genome has a window encoding:
- a CDS encoding molybdopterin synthase catalytic subunit, which produces MFELHQGALEIPSIYARWYEYAKDKNCGALITFCGIVRAEDEIEALSFDIYEPLLKTWFEKWCQKLANENVSLMFAHSIGEVKVHESSYFAGVLSKQRKLGLKLINDFVEDFKASAPIWKYDIINGEKIYAKERSLKLQGAGILSTKD; this is translated from the coding sequence ATGTTTGAATTACATCAAGGAGCCTTAGAAATTCCTAGCATTTATGCTAGATGGTATGAATATGCTAAAGATAAAAACTGCGGAGCTTTGATCACATTTTGCGGTATAGTGAGGGCCGAAGATGAGATTGAGGCTTTGAGTTTTGATATATATGAGCCTTTATTAAAAACTTGGTTTGAAAAATGGTGCCAAAAACTTGCAAATGAAAATGTAAGCTTGATGTTTGCTCACTCTATCGGCGAGGTTAAGGTACATGAGAGTTCTTATTTTGCTGGGGTTTTAAGCAAACAAAGAAAACTAGGACTTAAGCTAATTAATGATTTTGTAGAAGATTTTAAAGCAAGCGCACCTATATGGAAATATGATATCATTAATGGCGAAAAAATTTATGCCAAAGAACGCTCTTTGAAACTTCAAGGAGCAGGAATTTTAAGCACTAAGGACTAA
- a CDS encoding MoaD/ThiS family protein, protein MVKVEFLGPINKESLELNVNNLKELKAILGQDESLKEWLELCAVALNDEMVFNDETTLKDGDKICLLPPVCGG, encoded by the coding sequence ATGGTAAAAGTTGAATTTCTAGGGCCAATTAACAAAGAAAGCTTAGAGCTAAATGTAAATAATCTTAAAGAATTAAAAGCAATTTTAGGACAAGATGAAAGCTTAAAAGAATGGCTTGAGCTTTGTGCAGTTGCCTTAAACGATGAAATGGTTTTTAATGATGAAACTACCTTAAAAGATGGGGATAAAATATGCTTATTACCGCCGGTTTGTGGAGGATGA
- a CDS encoding molybdopterin molybdotransferase MoeA: protein MLTSYSQSLDILHSHIQTYEKIENIALTQCLDRILAIDIKASTNNPQFPTASMDGYAIKFSEQDEPLSIIGEAPAGVFPSFKIQNKECVKTFTGSLMSEGCDTLIPVEKVEVKNNMVYVKEKVPQGFAVRKVGESYTKDEILLTKGTKLGYSEIALLAELGYFHISVFAKPIIGVLSSGSEIKDLGESLEHPAQIRSSNHVAIANMAKKLGAEARIFPLLKDDMQKTPSVLKQALNACDILVTTGGVSMGDFDFLKQAVKEYEIILDKVNVKPGKHIKIAKFEDKFIFALPGFPYSAMVMFNLYVRELLNAWLLQEKDYVFKAFANTDYKKKSPHLEFVACNVEFKDGKIYANLKGKKQGSSAIINNLNHKAALMIAHDNIKENDLVDIVLMP from the coding sequence ATGCTAACTTCTTATAGCCAAAGTTTAGACATACTTCATTCACACATACAAACATATGAAAAGATAGAAAACATCGCTTTAACACAGTGCTTAGATAGAATTTTAGCCATAGATATCAAAGCTTCTACTAACAACCCTCAATTTCCCACAGCTTCTATGGATGGCTATGCGATTAAATTTAGTGAGCAAGATGAGCCTTTGTCTATCATAGGTGAAGCACCTGCGGGAGTTTTTCCAAGCTTTAAAATACAAAATAAAGAATGTGTTAAAACCTTTACAGGCTCTTTGATGAGTGAGGGTTGTGATACCTTAATACCTGTTGAAAAAGTAGAAGTTAAAAATAACATGGTTTATGTAAAAGAAAAAGTTCCACAAGGCTTTGCTGTAAGAAAGGTGGGTGAGAGCTACACCAAAGATGAAATTTTACTCACCAAAGGTACAAAACTAGGCTATAGCGAGATAGCACTTTTAGCCGAGCTTGGATATTTTCACATTAGTGTTTTTGCTAAACCTATCATAGGCGTGCTAAGTAGTGGAAGTGAGATCAAAGACTTGGGCGAAAGCTTAGAGCACCCTGCACAAATTCGCTCATCAAACCATGTAGCCATAGCTAATATGGCAAAAAAACTTGGTGCTGAAGCTAGAATTTTCCCACTTTTAAAGGATGATATGCAAAAAACTCCAAGTGTTTTAAAGCAAGCACTTAATGCGTGTGATATTTTAGTTACCACCGGTGGAGTTTCCATGGGGGATTTTGACTTTTTAAAGCAAGCTGTTAAAGAGTATGAAATCATCTTAGACAAAGTCAATGTAAAGCCTGGTAAACACATCAAAATAGCCAAATTTGAAGACAAATTCATCTTTGCCCTACCGGGTTTTCCATACTCGGCTATGGTGATGTTTAATTTATATGTAAGAGAACTTTTAAATGCTTGGCTTTTACAAGAAAAAGACTATGTATTTAAAGCATTTGCAAATACTGACTATAAGAAAAAAAGTCCGCATTTAGAATTTGTAGCTTGTAATGTAGAATTTAAAGATGGAAAAATTTATGCCAATTTAAAAGGCAAAAAACAAGGCTCAAGTGCCATCATCAACAACCTTAACCACAAAGCCGCACTTATGATAGCACATGATAATATAAAAGAAAATGATTTGGTGGATATTGTTTTAATGCCTTAA